The genomic region ATTCGTATGCCAGGGTTTTCGTACCCTGCAAAAACCAGGGGTTCCATGCATGCCCAACGTATACTTCACTAGGTCCTACGGAGTCAATGGCCATTTTACCTGCCTCAGCCCTAGAAGGAGCCTCGATTAACTCAGCCCCCAACGACCTTATAAGGCTCTTCTTACCCTCAGGCGCGTCCCTAGGTACGTATATCCTAGCCTTAATGCCAGCCGCGGCTGCGTATGCCGCTATAGAGATCCCAGCATTACCACTTGAATCCTCGACCACAGCCCTAGCGCCAAATTCAAGGGCCTTAGACACGGCGACGGCAGAACCCCTGTCCTTAAACGAACCAGTTGGATTGAGATACTCAAGTTTTAGATAAACATTCTTACCGAGGAAGGATGCATTAATCAACGGTGTAAGACCCTCACCAAGACTAACAAAGGGCCTTGCAGGTATTACACTGGAGAATCTCCATAAGTCCCTACGCTCACTAAGTGTGAGCCTTAAACCATCAATGATCAAATCAAGTGGGCCACCGCACTTAGGGCATCGCCAAAACCATGAAGATGCCTCAGTAGTATAACCGCACCTTAAACACCTATACCACACCCTCATACATTGACTTATTAATTCATGCATTAAATTAATTTTTCGTAAACAATGGATTTACTGCTACGTTTCAGTCATGGACGTAAATGAACCTATCACGTTCCACCTTCTTTACAAAACCATACCTCATAAATTGTATTATCTCACCATTACTTACCTGCTCCACCCCCGGCTCCGCAAGCCCCACATCCTCAACGAGCTTTAAGTCCTCAGGCCTTACAACTCTCATCGGCAACCCATTGGGTGGTACCCATTGGATTATTGGAGCATTAACCCTCCTGGCGCTCTCAAGGTCCCTGCTATGTATCCTGGCGGTTAATGAATCACTGCCCTTACTCATCACCTCTATGTTCGCGAGTTCCATCAGTCGAATTACTGAGCCGGGGCCCGCCTTATCATAATCTGATTTACTTATGAATACCGTTATCTCATTATTGATAGGTTTTAGAGTTAATGTCCTAAATCCACGCTCTGGGTATGATGGGTGCATTGGTAGTTTAGCCGTTAACTCCTCCGTAACCCCCTCAATTATTACCTTGATGGGGTCTATCACGGCCATGTACCTATTAGCCTTTGGTTCGATTATCTTCCTATTCTCAGCAAATAGGTTTGCTGAGGATATCGTGGCATCCGTGGGCTTAACACCGACTTGCAGCATTATATTCCAAATGGCCTCTGGCTGAATACCCCTATTCCTAAGGCCTGCGAGTGTTGGTAACCTAATGTCGTCCCACTTAATACCAAGCGCCTTTAACTTAGTCTTACTTAATGTCATGCCCACAATCTTAAGCCTACCAAAATGAATAGCCTCGGGCTGCTCCCAACCCATATGCACATAAATGAAGGATTGCTTAATGGTATTTACCGAGTGCTCCTGAGCCCTAAGTATATGTGTTATACCCATTAGGTGGTCATCGACAGACACGGAGAAGTTATACGTTGGCCAAACAATGTATTTAGAACCAACCCTTGGGTGTGGGTACTTAGTCGTGTCTATGATCCTCATGGCAACCCAATCCCTAACGCTTGGGTCTGGGTGCTGAAGATCAGTCTTTATCACCATGACCGCCTCACCCTCCTTATAATGACCCTCAAGCATTCTATCGAAAAGCTCAAGGTTAACGCTTGGGTCAGCATCCCTATTCTTACAGGGCTTACCGGTTACCTTAGACTTTTTCCAATCATCAGGTGTGCACCCACTATCCTTAGCAGCAACGTAGGCACCACCCTTCTCAAGAATCTTCCTAGCAATTTCATAGTAAATCCCCAATCTATCTGACTGTATATACTCCTCATCCCACCTAATACCAAGCCACCTCAGGTCCTCCTTAATTGCGTCATAGGCCTCAGGAAGCGGCCTCTTGGTCCTTGGGTCGGTATCCTCAAACCTAAGTATGAACTTAGCCTTCTTACCCAAGCCCTCATATTTTAGTTTATATGCATAATTTATGATAGCCGGCCTAGCACTGCCCAGGTGAAGTACGAAGTCAGGGTTTGGAGCGAACCTTAGGGTTATCACTTCATACTTACTATCATTGGGTAGTGGTGGCAAATCCTCAATTCCCTTCTTATAGGTCTCAACCTTCCTCTCCCCAAGGGCCTCAGGCCATTTACTCATTAGTAGATTTCTTTGTTCATCAATGCTTAGGGAGTTCACGTAATCGATGACTTCCTTAACGATTTGGGCGACTTCCTTGGCCATGGGCCTAAGTGATGGGTCCTCAGCAAATACCTTAGAAATTACTGCATTCATACTTGCCTTTCCATTGAACTTTACGGCATTGATTAATGCATGCTTTAGGGCAATGTCCTTAACCCTATCCTTGTCCACGGACACGCTAGTTAGTTAAAATGGAATCTTTTTAAACATACGCTAAGCGATTGCATTATGGGTAAGGTCTCCTTACTCATTGGTCCAATTAGGCAACTGGTTACTGCTAAATCAATGCCCTGGAGGTACGGAGACCCAGTATTAGTTATTGAGGATGCGGGTATTGCCATTGAGGGCGATAAGATAGTAGATGTTGGCTCGTGGAACTCCATCAGCAGGAAGTATGAGGGTAAGTGTAGGGTCTCTGCTGAGGAATCCCTGGTAACGGCTGGTCTTGTGGATCCCCATACGCACCTGCTCTTTGCTGGTTCTAGGGAGGATGAGCTTGAGCTTAAGCTGGAGGGTGTCCCGTACGAGGAAATACTCAGGAGAGGTGGTGGTATCTACAGGACTGTTAATGCCACGGTTAGTGCAACGGATGATGAACTTAAGAAAATCCTACTTAGTAGGTTATTTGAGGTTACGAGGTACGGCACAACCACGATAGAGGTTAAGAGTGGTTATGGAATTGATCCAAGCCAGGAAATTAGACTTCTCAGGATAATTAATGAATCGTTAACAAGCGCGCCCATAGATGTTGTATCAACGTATTTAATTCATGTACCGCCGAGAAACATGGATAGGAGGGAGTACATCAATGCAGTAATAGGTTCTCTTGATGAGGCAAAGAAACTGGCGAGGTTCATAGACGTGTTCTGCGATGAGGGAGCTTTTACGGTTCAGGAAACCAGGGACATCCTTAGGGAAGCATCGAAGAGGGGTTTCGGTTTAAGACTTCACGCCGATGAAATAGCCTATATTGGGTGCAGTGACTTAGTTAAGGAATTTAACGTTGTATCACTCGATCATCTACTGAACTTACCTGAGCAGAACGCTAGGTCAATTGCCGAGAGAGGTTCAGTAGCGACTCTATTGCCCATAACAATACTTTCACTAATGAGTAGTAAGAGACCGCCGGTCAAGGCATTAAGGAATGCAGGTGTACCCATGGCACTTGGTACTGACTTTAGTCCGAACTCCTGGTCCTTAAATATGCAGTACGCGATGGAGTTAGCCACATACCTACTCGGTATGACTCCTCTTGAGGTCTTAATGGCGGCTACGGTGAATGCCGCATATAGCCTAAGCCTTAGGGATAGGGGTGTTTTACAGCCTGGTTACTTGGCGGATATAGTCATTTGGGATATACCTAATTATAGATGGTTAAGTTATGAGTTGGGTAGGAATAAGGTATTAACCGTTATAAAGAGGGGTGCGGTACTTGAGTCAACGCTGATGGGTACCGTGATTAGTAAAGAATGTGCTTGAAAGCTTTATTTATCTACATATCAGGGCTTATTAATGACCATCAATGGAGGTTAAGCTTGACCCTGAGGAGGAGTACGTAGTAATGCCATTAAGCATCTTGGAGAGGATTTTGAGGTATGCGATGGTTGTTTGCCAGGAGCATTGCCCAGCCGGTAGGGATCCGGCAACATGCCCATACATAGTTAACTTAACAAGGCAGGTTGGGTTGAGCCCACCACCCTGCATTAATGATTATGGTGAGTATAGGCTCGAGACGTTTAAGGTCTTGATTAAGGATTTGGAGCGTAAATACGGTATGGGTATTGAGGATTTTGTGAATATGATTAGGAGGAGGAAGCCAAGAAGTCTTGAGGAGCAGACGGATTTCATGGAGGCAACATTTTATCTCGGCGTGCTTAGAGAATTAAGCAACATGAGGAGTATTTACATTACGAGGGGCTCGAACATAAGTATTAAGGAGGCTGTCGTGGTTAAGTAATAAATGCTAATAGCGAGAGTGAGGCTAGGCTCGTTATTAGGAACAGTATTAATATATCGCGGACAACCTCCCTCTCGGTCTTTGGTCTTCTCATTACCATCAACTTGACTAGTGTGATTGGTGATCCAGGGACTTTATTTGCGTGAATTACTCCGTCATTCACAATTACGGGTCTCTTCAGGTTTTCCCTGGGCTTGAAGCCCCTCGCCGTTATGACTATT from Vulcanisaeta distributa DSM 14429 harbors:
- a CDS encoding threonine synthase, whose amino-acid sequence is MRVWYRCLRCGYTTEASSWFWRCPKCGGPLDLIIDGLRLTLSERRDLWRFSSVIPARPFVSLGEGLTPLINASFLGKNVYLKLEYLNPTGSFKDRGSAVAVSKALEFGARAVVEDSSGNAGISIAAYAAAAGIKARIYVPRDAPEGKKSLIRSLGAELIEAPSRAEAGKMAIDSVGPSEVYVGHAWNPWFLQGTKTLAYELLDQLGHVPDAVVLPVSAGTLLLGLWIGFNELLNLGLINKMPRLYAVQAQGFASLYEKMHGESMKEPTKLADALRVSNPPRLEQLVNAIRRSNGDVLVIMDDELLQSWKLLLRRGFIIEPSSAIVLPGYMKLLNSNYLSKDDEVVIVLTGSGLKYIDIMSKI
- a CDS encoding glutamate--tRNA ligase, producing the protein MSVDKDRVKDIALKHALINAVKFNGKASMNAVISKVFAEDPSLRPMAKEVAQIVKEVIDYVNSLSIDEQRNLLMSKWPEALGERKVETYKKGIEDLPPLPNDSKYEVITLRFAPNPDFVLHLGSARPAIINYAYKLKYEGLGKKAKFILRFEDTDPRTKRPLPEAYDAIKEDLRWLGIRWDEEYIQSDRLGIYYEIARKILEKGGAYVAAKDSGCTPDDWKKSKVTGKPCKNRDADPSVNLELFDRMLEGHYKEGEAVMVIKTDLQHPDPSVRDWVAMRIIDTTKYPHPRVGSKYIVWPTYNFSVSVDDHLMGITHILRAQEHSVNTIKQSFIYVHMGWEQPEAIHFGRLKIVGMTLSKTKLKALGIKWDDIRLPTLAGLRNRGIQPEAIWNIMLQVGVKPTDATISSANLFAENRKIIEPKANRYMAVIDPIKVIIEGVTEELTAKLPMHPSYPERGFRTLTLKPINNEITVFISKSDYDKAGPGSVIRLMELANIEVMSKGSDSLTARIHSRDLESARRVNAPIIQWVPPNGLPMRVVRPEDLKLVEDVGLAEPGVEQVSNGEIIQFMRYGFVKKVERDRFIYVHD
- the hutI gene encoding imidazolonepropionase is translated as MGKVSLLIGPIRQLVTAKSMPWRYGDPVLVIEDAGIAIEGDKIVDVGSWNSISRKYEGKCRVSAEESLVTAGLVDPHTHLLFAGSREDELELKLEGVPYEEILRRGGGIYRTVNATVSATDDELKKILLSRLFEVTRYGTTTIEVKSGYGIDPSQEIRLLRIINESLTSAPIDVVSTYLIHVPPRNMDRREYINAVIGSLDEAKKLARFIDVFCDEGAFTVQETRDILREASKRGFGLRLHADEIAYIGCSDLVKEFNVVSLDHLLNLPEQNARSIAERGSVATLLPITILSLMSSKRPPVKALRNAGVPMALGTDFSPNSWSLNMQYAMELATYLLGMTPLEVLMAATVNAAYSLSLRDRGVLQPGYLADIVIWDIPNYRWLSYELGRNKVLTVIKRGAVLESTLMGTVISKECA